CCCAACAGCCTGAAGCCTATCTCTCACTTGTCTACTTCACTAGCTCATGAAATTTCAGAAGATGTCAAAAGCATCATAAAAGTGTCATAAAAGCAATGCCTTTAAATAGGCACATACCCATAATTAAATGGTGAAAAGATTTATTAGAATAAACTAAGAGAAAAGATTTCTTGTGATGGATTGGGGGTCCCAAACAAAGAGGCAAAAGATTAAAACTAAAGCAAAGTGGTAAGGTcaggaagcccttcttcagataaGGAGGAGGTGAAAATCTCTCCTCCAGGAAGCTGTTATGGCCAAGAGTTAATTGAAAACTTCAAAATGAAGATTGATAACATTTGTAAAAActcaaagaactgcggatgttgaaaaccagaaacaaaagcagaaattgctggaaaagctcagcaggtcttggagcatatgtggagagaaataaGAGATAAcctttcaggttgagtgaccctttctTAGAActctgaagcagggtcactcatcccaaatgttaactctgatttctctggaTGTCATTTGTGTTTAGAAAAGTTTTACTTTGTGGATAAGTACAAGACTGAATAAAAGTTGGCTTGTGTTGTATTGTTTAATTGGCTGGGTTTGGAAGGCTATGAAATCAATGCAGGTAAAGTGATGGAGATAGGCACAACAGGCAAGATCTCAATGTCAAGCAGAAGCTattcaaagtcagaagtcacatgacaccaggttatagtccaaatgaTTCATTTGAAGTCACAGCGCACAGGTGCTTCCTTTCACTTCACTTCACAAAGAGGCAGTGCTCTgaaggcttgtgatttcaaataaacctgttggactataacctggtgtcatgtaccttctgaatttgtccaccccagtccaacaccaacacctccacatgcATGATATTCAAGGGGGCGAGTGGTGCCCTTCTGTTTCTACAGAATCTAAAACATGCTGAACTGTTCTTGTCTTTCCTCTTTAACCAAGTTTCTGACAGTGATACCGAAACTCCTGGACAACATCAAGATAAAATTCTCAACCAAGAGGCCCAAGCTTTGCAGATCAAAGAGCTCCCTGTGAAAGAGATACTAAAGGAGATTTCTTCAATCAAATTCTACTTGTATCAGCTAGAAGACCCAACCAATCCTAAGAATGACTGGCTGGCATTTTGTTACAGATTTGATACATTTCTTTTCCGTGTGTATTTGGTGATACTTGGAGTTTACACCATTACAATGAGTACCCTCTGGCTGATATGGAGTAACCCTTAGACCTGAAGTATTAAAGCTCAGAGCCTGCAGGCTGAACCACCAAAACAGTCATTCTTTGCATTTGCCCCTTTCCGATGTTTCTTGTTCTGTTTGCTAAAATTTGGACTACCTGGGATTTTGGGAGAAAGCTAACTTGAAAGAGGAAGGATCTGCTGCTGAGTGAAGGTTGTGTTCAGTCCAAATAGTCCATTTGTGATTGGACCCCAAGATGATTTGAGAAGTTGGTTAGGCATTTGCACGTTTCTCTTTTCATCTCATTGGAGATCAGCCAGTATAACAATAAGACCGAATAAgtcaatttctccagcacttttgatATCGTGAAACATCCCAAAGCATTTCACTGAAAGACAAGTGACTAAAATCCTGGTCAGAGACACTACTTTTAACAAGCATTTTAATGGACACAAGAAATATGAGGAAAATCATGGAGGTAATTCCAAAATTTAAAGTCAATTCAGCTAAAAGTGCTTACATTTATCTTGAAACCAATTTGCTTTGCTTtgctttgattttcttttcagtCTCAAATTCTAGCTGTCACCTGTATCCATGTGAGTGGTCAAAGATGATGTAACCAATAACATCACAAACCAATCATGCAGCTGCAGCACATCTCAGTGTAAGGGGAAGTGCTAGAATGAAACACATTGTTGCTCTGGTGCATTGTGCCTGCAGCAGGTAAAACACAGATGTGGCTACCTACCCACGTTATAATCTGGAAACCCAGCCAATTAAACAATACAACACAAGCCAACTTTTATTCAGTCTTGTACTTATCCACAAAGTAAAACTTTCTAGCGTATATCTCCTTACATGACATTTTAATGAGTGTCACTTTATACATGCCCATGTGAAACCCCAGTTAATGCTTCCACCTGCATATAATTAAGTATAATAGAGATTCAGTTAACAACCTACACCATTAGTATGCaacaacagcttgcatttatGTGGCAGCTTTGATACAGTAAAAATATCTTAAGGTGTTTCACTGGGGAGTGTTATCATTAAGCATATTATGAAATATTAGGGCAAGTTACAAAACCTTTCAGTCAAAGAAATAAGTTTTAGATGACATCTTAAAAGAAAAAGATTGATATATGAGCTTGGAAGAGTTATGGTGCTGGGGGTGTTTCTAGAGTCAGGAGATTAGATTCTAAGGTTTGCTCCCAATCAATTCTGTAAAGTAACCTTTTGCAACGTGGTTGTATTTAAATACTTAATTTGTGGAATTTCCAATTTTTGACATTCAGCCTCAAGGGAAATCCAGTCACAAaatattttttttccaaattccaATTGAGATTTTGGTGTTTCAGTTTTCAGATCTGGAAAtctgaattgatgaattgggatTTCTCCAGTCAGAGAATAGTCTGTCTGGGTATTTATGTGAGGCATGTGGTAAAACAAATATGAAATACCTTAAATATCTAGTCATCATTTTTTACTGTGAGGTGGAAACCAAATCAAAACTGAATCATATGCAGAGGTTTGGGAAGTAATCATTTCATTTAGAGTCAATTCATGCTAAGAAAAACATATGTGTATCAAATGTTCATATCCCTCTGAACAAATAACTcctgtacttttgtacttgagtacatgtgacaatgtatcaaatcaaatcaaattgtaGGAAGACAATTGGAGAGAGCTTCAGTGTTGATGTGGGAGGAAAAGTGACTCTGGATTAGTCCTCTATGCTCACTGCATCTGGCCAGATTGACCTCAATGTTGTTTCCACATCCGGCATGTTCTCATGTTCCTGTATTAAATGAATACCCCTGTTTGCATGTACACTTCTAGCCTTTGTAAAGGAACTCTCATGTGTTAACTAAATATATGGGAAAAAAATAAACTTGTTCTAAATTAAATGCAATCTTTTATCTGACTTGTCCATTGACAAACATCAGTATTGGGCTGACATCCTATTCGATGACAACAGTTTTCATTAGTTTATGGGATACAGGCATCACTGggtaggctagcatttattgtccatccctacttGCCCTGAAAAAATTAGTGAGGTGCTCTCTTGGACTACTGCAGTCCAACTCTGAGGGTGAGAGGTATCAGAGAAGACACAAAATAAATCAGGAACTAGGGATTGGGGAGGGTGAAGTTTCAGTTTTAAAAGATTGAGGTTTGCTGGAGGAAGATTGAGGAAGATAAACAATTCGGCACGTCTGAGATCTTGTAAACAAAAAACATTTTGTTTGAACTTGTATAAGATACTCACTCAACCTTAGCTGTGTTCATTTCTCGGAGGTCACACTTCAGGAAGAATGTGCAGTGATTGgggagagtgcagaagaaatttacaagaatgtttcagGAAAGGGTCACTTCAGTCAATGGAATGGAGACACATAGTATCGTGAGGGAGCAAAACAGAATAGACAGGAAAAacaatcctcattcctgaagaatggaTGATGAGAgaacacagatttaaagtaactggaaaaaaaattcaaaagcaACATGAGAGAAAACATTTTCATGCAGCAAATAGTTTGGGCCTAGAATGGGCTGTCTGAGTATATCATGGAGTTAGTATCAATTGAGGCTTTcgaaatgaaatgaaattattATCTAAAAAGGTAGAATGTGCAAGGTTAAaggggaaaaggcaagagaatgatgcGAAGGGAATGACGCTTTCAGAGAGCTGGTGCAAacacaatgggctgaacggcctctttCTGGGATGAACAATTTCAATTACAAAGTTGTTCAACTAAATTAGCCTTTGTTATTAAGGATAtgaaagaaagaacttgcatttctaTCGCACCTTTCTTAACCTGAGGACATCCCATAGCACTTTAGTACTAATACTTTTGAAGTGTTTTTATATTATATGAAATCCTGCAGCCAATATGCACTTACCAAGCTCTGATACTCAGCAATGTATGATAGATGAACAGACACTCTGATTTTTTGAAGGGGTACTACCATTGACCACGACATTAGGAGAGAACATATCAGTTCTTTAAAACAGTGACATTGGATTTTTTTGAACATCTAACCAAGAAGACGGATGTGTTAATGTCTCAAAtgaaagacagcacctccaaCTGCATGACACCTGTTCAGTAGTGCATGCGAGTATCAGCCAGGATACTTGCATCTCTACAGTCGGACTTGATGACACAGCCTTGCTGAATCAAAGCCAAGGAACTGAGCCATGTTTAACAAAGAGAGCGGTTTTGGTGATGGCTGCAATGAAGAGAACAAGAGTCACAAAACTGAAGGAGACAAAACAGGGTAAAATtggagggtagtggtgatggaGATGTCTCCGAGAAACACCAGGTTTAGTCATGTACCTTGGTCTGGAAAGCAGGAGAAATTGTGGGCTAGTATTCCTGATATGGGATGAACAATAGTATAAGTTGATTTTGCTGCAGTGTTTTACTCCAGAAAAAAGTATGGAATTATGCTTTCAGACAGCAGGTGCAAatatgatgggctaaatggcctccttctgggcTGAATAATTTGAATTACAAGGTGGTGCAACTAACTTGGCTTTTGTTTCAGAATTGTAAGGATAtgaaagaaagaacttgcatttctaTAGCACCTTTCTTGACCTGAGGATGTCCAACTGCACTTTAATAGCAATGCAATAAACATATAAAAAACTGATGTTGTATGATTAAGCTAACATAAAAAGGGTTACCTGTATTTTCAAATGAAGGCCAGGGTGTCTTTATGACAGCTTAGAACTATTCCTAAATTTAACTGCAGAGTAAGTTGGATGAGTATTAAATTCAATGATGCGCCAAAATACAGGGTTAAATGATATCAAATCCATTCATTATCAATGCTCAGCAAGGTGGGCATTTCTCTATAGCCAGCAACTAGAGGGAgacaaagtttggtagaagaagatttgtagctcgggtgcttgttgttatggttctgttcgccgagctgggaatttgtcttgcaaacgtttcgtcccctgtctaggtgacatcctcagtgcttgggagcctcctgtgaagcgcttctgtgctgttttctccggtatttatagtggcctgtctctgctgcttccggttgtcagttcgagctgtccgctgtagtggccggtatattgggtccaggtcgatgtgtttgttgatagagtctgtggatgagtgccatgcctctaggaattccctggctgttctctgtttggcttgccctataatggtagtgttgtcccagtcaaattcatgttgcttgtggtctgtgtgtgtggctactaaggatagctggtcgtgtcgtttcgtggctagttggtgttcgtgtatacagatcgttaactgtcttcctgtttgtccgatgtagttttttctgcagtccttgcatgggattttgtacactacattggttttgctcatgctgggtatcgggtcctttgttctggtgagttgttgtctgagagtggctgttggtttgtgtgctgttatgagtcctagtggtcgcagtagtctggctgtcagttcagaaatgctcctgatgtatggtagtgtggctagtcctttgggttgtggcaagtcctcgttccgttgcctctcccttaggcatctgttgatgaaattgcgagggtatccgtttttggcgaatactttgtataggtgttcctcttcctctttttgtagttctggtgtgctgcagtgtgttgtggcccttttgaatagtgtcctgatgcaacttcgtttatgtgtgttggggtggttgctttcatagtttaggacttggtctgtgtgtgtggctttcctgtaaacctttgtggtgaattctccgttcggtgttctctgtaccatcacgtctaggaatgggagttggttgtccttttcttcctctctagtgaatcggattcctgtgagtatggtgttgatgatctggtgtgtgttctctatttctgtgtttttaattattacaaaggtgtcatccatgtatctgaccaagagtttgggttgaagttgtggtaagactgtttgttctaacctctgcattactgcttctgctatgagtccagagatcggtgagcccatgggtgttccgttgatttgttcgtatatttgattattgaatgtgaagtgtgttgtgaggcacaagtccagtagtttaagtatgccgtctttgttgataggttcgacgtcctgttgtctgttatgtctgtccagcaggttggctattatttctttggctagtgttttgtcgatggaggtgaacagtgccgttacatagaatgagaccatagtttcttccttgtctatgtgtatatttctgatgatgtccaagaattcctgtgtcgattgtatagattgtctggatccgctgatcaggtgtttcagtttctgctgtagttctttggccagtttgtgtgatggtgtccctggtagtgatactatgggtctgagtgggatgtctggtttgtgcactttggatagtccatagaatctgggggtgttgttgctttcaggcttcattctttgtaggtcagacctggttatctgtccgtttttttgtagattcctcagtgtgttgtttatccaattggtgagctgtggggtggggtcaaactccctcttttggtaggtgttggtatctgcaagtagttgttgtgctttttgcatgtactctgctttgtccaggatgaccgtcattctgcctttgtctgctggtagtataattatgttcttattgtttgttagtgattttagtgcttccctctccttggtgttgaggttatgtgtttgtttttttcttgttatcagcagtacgatactttgtctcacagtttgttgtgtctcttctgtcagtcaattgttcctgagtgtgcattctagtgctgctaggaagtctgctgtcttggcgtccctgtggcgACACAaccagacagaacggattcaggatgatccaggtaatgattacagacgctcacaacagactacacaaatacagacaagaaattgcgcaccaaaaatcgttaatttcaaaaaccaccaatcaggaattgacccggaccatagaacaggccgtcaccataggacagaacaggaccacacacaccgcaaaaaaacggaactaaaagaaaaaatggccaaactaacacacaaagaagaggacaccacaacacacctgggttaaaaacctctcccacagacagctcacagacacggaaagaacaatactggccaagggactcaactacaaccacagggacgccaagacagcagacttcctagcagcacaagaatgcacactcaggaacaatggactgacagaagagacactgtgagacaaagtattgtaccgctgataacaaaataaaacaaacacataacctcaacaccaaggagagggaagcactaaaatcactaacaaacaataagaacataattatactaccagcagacaaaggcagaatgacggtcatcctggacaaagcagagtacatgcaaaaagcacaacaactacttgcagataccaacacctatcaaatgagggagtttgaccccaccgcACAGCTCACCAattggataaacaacacactgaggaatctacaaaaaaacgaacagataaccaggtctgacctacaaagaatgaaacctgaaagcaacaacacccccagattctatggactacccaaagtgcacaaaccagacatcccactcagacccatagtatcactaccagggacaccatcacacaaactggccaaagaactacagcagaaactgaaacacctgatcagcggatccagacaatctatacaatcgacacaggaattcttggacatcatcagaaatatacacatagacaaggaagaaactatggtctcattcgatgtaacggcattgttcacctccatcgacaaaacactagccaaagaaacaatagccaacctgctggacagacataacagacaacaggacgtcgaacctatcaacaaagacggcatacttaaactactggacttgtgcctcacaacacacttcacattcaataatcaaatatacgaacaaatcaatggaacacccatgggctcaccgatctctggactcatagcagaagcagtaatgcagaggttagaacaaacagtcttaccacaacttcaacccaaactcttggtcagatacatggatgacacctttgtaataattaaaaacacagaaa
Above is a genomic segment from Chiloscyllium punctatum isolate Juve2018m chromosome 23, sChiPun1.3, whole genome shotgun sequence containing:
- the LOC140494005 gene encoding uncharacterized protein; this translates as MTVILDKAEYMQKAQQLLADTNTYQKREFDPTPQLTNWINNTLRNLQKNGQITRSDLQRMKPESNNTPRFYGLSKVHKPDIPLRPIVSLPGTPSHKLAKELQQKLKHLISGSRQSIQSTQEFLDIIRNIHIDKEETMVSFYVTALFTSIDKTLAKEIIANLLDRHNRQQDVEPINKDGILKLLDLCLTTHFTFNNQIYEQINGTPMGSPISGLIAEAVMQRLEQTVLPQLQPKLLVRYMDDTFVIIKNTEIENTHQIINTILTGIRFTREEEKDNQLPFLDVMVQRTPNGEFTTKVYRKATHTDQVLNYESNHPNTHKRSCIRTLFKRATTHCSTPELQKEEEEHLYKVFAKNGYPRNFINRCLRERQRNEDLPQPKGLATLPYIRSISELTARLLRPLGLITAHKPTATLRQQLTRTKDPIPSMSKTNVVYKIPCKDCRKNYIGQTGRQLTICIHEHQLATKRHDQLSLVATHTDHKQHEFDWDNTTIIGQAKQRTAREFLEAWHSSTDSINKHIDLDPIYRPLQRTARTDNRKQQRQATINTGENSTEALHRRLPSTEDVT